A stretch of DNA from Bos taurus isolate L1 Dominette 01449 registration number 42190680 breed Hereford chromosome 25, ARS-UCD2.0, whole genome shotgun sequence:
CTCCTTGCACCAAGGCTCAGCAGTGGCACAGCAGAGAGGGGGCAGGCAGTAACGGGGTGAGGGCGGGGGTGTTGGACAGAAGAGAGAATCAACAACCAGGTGCCCTCGACCCCAACCCCCAAATCCCCAGGGCAAAATTCTGCTTCTCAGCAGCAGAGGctttgagtatgtgtgtgtgttttaaaaaaagggaagacaccagggaagaaaaagaatgacCTATTGAGTGCCCCTTCTCCAATTCTCCGGGCAACACTAAACGCCAAGAGAAGCGTGGGACAAAGGCAATCTGGCGGGGATGAGACACTCTGGGTCTcaggagaaggagggggaagACTTGGTCCAGGCGGGCTGTCTGCCATCCCCACTGCCTCCTACCCTGAGCAGTCAGGGCTTGAGGGCCAGCTGGCCAACCTGGCAGCGTGGGGGCCAGACGCCACATGGAGGGGGGCCGTTTCGGTATCGGCGGGAAGAGGGCAGCTGGGGTCCACAGGTGAGGGCTCCAGGGTAGGGAGGGTGCCCTCGGCCAcggtcctcttcctcctcctcactgtCCCGGACCCGTACCTCCTGCAGTAGGTCCGCCTGCTCGATGGCCTTCAGCACACTCTTCTTGGAGGTGTCCTGGACATCTCCCCCCATCAGAAACTCATCCAAGATGAAGTAGGCCTTCTCAAAATTGAAGATGATGTCCAGCTCGCAAACctggggggtgggagaggaggcagaCGTGAGGGTCAAGGTGCATTCTCCCCTTCACCTGAGCCCCAGCCTCCCCAGCTCTTTCCCCACCTTGGCTCCGTGGCCTTCATGACCACTCTCCACCTTGGGTTCTTGCCCCAGCTCTATGTCCTCCCGACCCCTAGGCTTTCGTCCGGGGTTCggcttttccttctccttctcttgccTCTTCCTCTGATCATGAGATATTAGTTGCTCAAGTTGATCATGAGATATTAGTTGCCCTTGACCCTGACTCCTGTTGCCTTCTCCCCTAAATCTATGACACAAATCCTACCAGAGGCTGGGTCAGCTTCtctgcccatccccaccccactccctgcaCCCCCAGGCGCTGTgacagggcagggaaggagaCTCTGGATCACAGAGTAAATGACTTCAATTCTAGGCCACACTCTGACACTAACCAGCTAACTCTTGTTTTAGTCgctaactcgtgtctgactcttttgtgaccccatatcctgtagcccaccaggctcttctgtccatgtgatttcccgagcaagaatactggagtgggttgccatttccttctccgggggatctttccaacccagggattgaacccacgcctcttgcattggcaggtggattctttatcaccgagcCAGGAAAGCCTAGAAGGAAACCAGCTAACTGTACATGCCATTTAACTTCTCTTGAGtccattttctcttccaaaaaTGGAGACACCAACACCTACTCATGGAATGAGGAACAGGAGAACCTGAAAGCTCTTTGTAAACTGTTAAGTGAAACACAAATTACGGAGTTATTACTATTCCCCATCTAAGATATGAACTCACTGCCGGTGCCCAGGCTGTAGCCCAGATCAGTTCATTCAGAATCTCTGGGGGTGATTCCCAGGCATCgctattgtttaaaaaaaaactctccagaagtCTCCAAAGCAAAGTCAAGGTCAGGAACCACTGATACTATCTGAACATGGCCTCTGTCCTTGTGTGGGAAGTTTGAGCTGAGCTCTAGATGGAATGATTAAGCGGCAGATTCTGGTTCCTACCCTTCTCCCGCGGAGGGCTGATTAAGACGCATGGCTAATAGGCTTAAGGCTTAAAGAGGGAGATTAATTACTGTTCTCACTGTTCCAACTTCCCCTTTCCTGAATCAGGACAGAGACTGGAAGGGTCCCAGAGTCTGGAAGAAAAAGGGGATTGCCGGGCGCGGAAACTGGGGTGGGTGGAGAGACTTACGCTGCCAAAGTATTTGTCCAGGAGCTCCACGTATCGGTGGATCAGCTCCAGCGTGATGAGCTCATTGTCTTGGCCCTCGATGGCACAGCAGAAGTAGAGGCTGGCGTATCTGAGGACGGGAACACAAGAGAGATGGATGGCTGGGAGTGCTGCTGGGGCTGCTTTGGGACCCAGGCATTCTGTGCCCGAACCTCCCATTTCCCCCATTCCTGATCTGTGTCCTTACTGGACACAGGTGGGGTGGCTCCCGGGTAAGCAAATAGTAACTCACTGTCTCTTAGTGCCTCTCATAAACACAGGCAAAGACACAAGCTCTTTCCCTCTGACCCATTCAGTTTGACTCAGCAAAACCTGAGCCAACAAATTCACCTGCTCAGAGAAGGAACCACAAAAggtttgtgtgtctgtgggtgtgtgTAT
This window harbors:
- the AP1S1 gene encoding AP-1 complex subunit sigma-1A isoform X1 encodes the protein MMRFMLLFSRQGKLRLQKWYLATSDKERKKMVRELMQVVLARKPKMCSFLEWRDLKVVYKRYASLYFCCAIEGQDNELITLELIHRYVELLDKYFGSVCELDIIFNFEKAYFILDEFLMGGDVQDTSKKSVLKAIEQADLLQEEDESPRSVLEEMGLA
- the AP1S1 gene encoding AP-1 complex subunit sigma-1A isoform X2; the protein is MRFMLLFSRQGKLRLQKWYLATSDKERKKMVRELMQVVLARKPKMCSFLEWRDLKVVYKRYASLYFCCAIEGQDNELITLELIHRYVELLDKYFGSVCELDIIFNFEKAYFILDEFLMGGDVQDTSKKSVLKAIEQADLLQEEDESPRSVLEEMGLA